One Aegilops tauschii subsp. strangulata cultivar AL8/78 chromosome 2, Aet v6.0, whole genome shotgun sequence genomic window, GGATGTGGTCAACCTGGGGGGCTTGCCAAAGCTTTGTGACATGGGAAGTTTGTGGATAGACTCATACATTGAGTTCCCTGATGGCGCGTTCCCCAAGTTGAGGTACTGCGCGATACATGCACCTTTCTGGTTTCTGCCGGGAAGCATGCGGAGCCTTGAATGCATTACGTTTCGCTTCCGCACAATGTGGTACATGAGGGATGCCGTCATTGATTTTGACTTTATTAGTACCCTGGTGAACCTCCCTTCCCTCCGGTGGGTCTTCGCTAATATCGACTGCCATGGTGCCCGTGCTTCTGATGTGGAGAAGATGGAGGCAGCTGTGAGGCAAGCAATCGACAATCATCCCAACCATCCCACGCTTGATCTCGACATGAGTGGCGACCCTCGGGTATTACTACATGCTTCTGTGTCTATCTGGTTCGAGCTTTAGTGTGAGTTTTTTTTTCCCAATTCACTCACAACTACTAGTTTTGGCTTTTATACAGATGATAAAAGAACCAGCCTCCCCTCTTCTGCATCATACCACGAGTGTTGGTACGTCTGCTCAGGAGGACCAAGGATCGAGCTCCCAACAGACAAAACAGGAGGTACTACTTGGTTTACTCTCTAGCTAGCTAGCTTCCCTTTTAAGCCTCATGCATAATCGGTCCTTTTCATTCCAGTTCCACGACGACGATGACAACCGTGTAAGACAAGAGCCGGATCCGGAGCAGAAGAACCAAGATCAGGTGCTCCATCGGATGATCTAATTTTGATTTCTCTCAAATGCTTCCAAAACATTATATTCTCCAAGGCCAGGCGTCTTGCACTCGCACTACCCCTCCATCTATTTTTCCCTGCTCAAGTTTCTGAATTTTCCTCACTCTTCCTTCCATTTACCTCATAATTCTCTTGTATTGTATGTAGTCCCATGAAGGCCAGGCGTCGGATTCCTCCAAGGCAGACCAAATGGTAGGTGCTACATACTTGTACGTACAGGCGCGTACCTGCCTGCTGCAGTAACCCGAACGTGGATAATGCACTATTAATCTAGTATTATTACACTTTTTTTATGCTGCCTAAAATGAGTTCCTTGTGCGTTTTTTCAGCCGGACGACGAACGTGAAGCCAACGACGTCGACGTTGATGCTGCGGAGAAGTGCTCAGTCCTCGACGTCCACCCCAGCGGTCCTGTCTCTTGCCTCAGTTTTGGCATGTCTGCTCCACCACCAGCGCGCACAACAGCCACCGGTGTCGGTTCCTCTGCTCAGGCCATCAAcgagaaggaggaggaagaagaagagtcgCAGGCAGACCGACAGGAAGAGGTCTGCTGCAATAGTAATATTTTGAGAACCATATATAGAAGCACTTCACTTGCACGAATCTAGATTATGCACCACCGAATAGTTATTAGTGTGAGGGAAATTAGGGATTTTTTTCCTGGGAAAATTATTGGTCACACCAATAACACACAAGTTGCCTCGATTATTTTCAGCCGGCGGCCGAGGAACACCAAGAAGCCGAGGACGGGTCAGCAGAAACGACTCCACCAGAGACCCTGCACACAGTTGTCGCCACTAGTCTTGCAGAAAGCAGTGAGGCCGCCGCCGCTACGCCTGCTCCTCCTGTGCCCGCTCGACCGAGGTGGAGGCCTTGGGCGTGCTTTAGTTGCCTCAAGTCCGGCAGCAGTTCTTCTCACTAGTGTGGTGCCGTGCTTCTGAAGATGGCTCAGGACTTCTGAATAATTGCGTTGCTGTGGTTAGTGGTCGGTTGAACTGCACTACTTTTGTTGGAACTTCTTAAACTGTTTGTTGCTATTGTTTGGCTTGTAATAGGATATTGTGATGCGCCAGGTCTTTTGCCCCGTAGTCTATGTTTGACCTAGATCAATCAGGCATAGACAGGGTTTGAATTATCCTTCCCATTTACACATGTTAATTAGGACTTGCTTATTTCTTTGTTTGAGGAACGGACTTGGTTGTTTCTGCTATGCTTATGCCAAGTATTGCTATGCCCATTTGAGAAAAGAAAATTGGTGTTCATCTGTCTGCTGAATTCATACTTTCCTTCTAGTACAGGACTTCATTTGGAAGATGACTTTGTTTAATCGGAAGACATACAAGTTGCAAGTTCATTGCAAAATGAAAGTATCACGAGAAAAAATGCTACTGCGAACAATATATAGAGTTAAATGCAGTGGTTGTGACGGTTTTCGCCTAGTTCTCCACGACCAACTCGGCAATCTGGTTTTCGCCCGGTTTTCCCTAATTAACTGAGCAACTTTTTTCTTTTTAAAGAATGCAGGAAGCAGGATAACATTTCGAAAGAAAAAAGAACATCAGAAACTAGGAGCGTCAACTGAATCAACTTTTTTTTGGGAGCAATGGAAGAAAGTCCTACATATCAGCATGACTGCCTCAACACGATTACCCGTGTGAGGAGTTCGACAGCGACATCAGCCACTGGTTCTTCCCAGGTGGTGATGGTCACGGAGCTTCTGGCATCTCGAGGGTTTCACAATGCTTGGCCAAGACCACTAGTCGGGAAGCAAGGTTCTCCACCCCCAGATCCAGATGCCAAAATTAATATCTTCATCCGCTATGATGTCGGCGGTGTAGAGCAAGTGAGCAACATTCATCATAGTCCGCGTCAAATGAAGTCGCAAGCTACTTCCATGTAGCTTTCGCATGTACCTGGACATCAAGCGAAAATAGACCTTGGAACATGGATGCACATATACCTGAATTCCAAAAAAAGAGTGAAACTTTCTTGAAACAAACACTGCAGTCTAGTcgtctactccctccatccgtgaataagtgtacatctagcttttgtcttaagtcaaagttttaaaattttgacCAACTTTCTAGGAAAAAGTAGCAACATTTATGGCACTAAATTAGTATCACTAGATCTGTTTTGAAATGTACTTTCATAATATACCAATTTGATGTCATATATGTTACTACCAttttctataaagttggtcaaaatTTTAAAATTTTGACTTAGAACAAAAACTAGATGTAAACTTATTCACTggcggacggagggagtagtgtaTTACTTATGTGTAAAGTTTCGCAATAAAATGTCTTTTGTGGTATTGcaataaacaaataaaaacaaaagaGATACTATTTTTTTCAGGAAAAACTtgcaatctattcatcttcaatcatggtagtacaatgaacactagaaataataaaaattacatccaaatTCGTAGACCACCTAATGACGACTACAAGCACCGAAGGAAAAGAGGTACTACTATATTAAGTTTGTACATGTATTTTTTTTTTCAACAAACCACATAAGTCATTTTGTGCCGACACTTTACACGTGAGTATAGTCTTTTTCCTTCCCGCTGGGCAGTACCAAGGAAAGGAGTAAGCAAAAGCAGCTGCAACCTGTTTGGATTTTTTTTAGCCTATCTCAAAGTCCTAAATATAGAAAAAAATTGAGGTTTTTCCAAAAAAAGTGTGTAGATTTAAATGGAATCTATAGGTCGCCGGAAGGGAAGATTGATTTTTTTTTTACACTAGGTTTAAATATAGATTGATGAGGCATTATTTTGTGGATAATCCCGTGTACCCCGAGTCGTACTTCCTGCGCCGGTTTAGGATGAGCACCGAGTTGTTCAGGCGCATTGCAGAGAAACTAGCGAGCCATGATCAGTTTTTTCAGCAAAGGAGGAATGCCGCCGGAGAGCTCGGGCATAGCACCTTTCAGAAGGTGACAACCGATTTGCGTATGTTGGCATACGGTATTCTGGCTGATCTAGTTGATGACCACTTGTGAGAGGACCGGCTAAATTTTGGGATCAAAAGATGCTTTGGTACATCATGcacgcttgtgtgatcatgcacaacatgatcatcgagaatGAGCGTGGCCAAGATTTAGACTACTCTCGGTATGAGCTCTTGGGACATCCCGTGCGAGTGCGGCGGAGGGCCGCGAGGGTGGCCCGTTTTGTTGCCTCCTATCATGCCATTCGTCGTGCCGAAACCATGATGATCTTCAGAAGGATCTCATCAAGGAGTAGTGGTCATGGAATGGCCGACAAAGAGCATCATGATTTGTATGTTTGATATTCTATTGTTGAACTATTTATTCTATTGCAAGATAAACTATTTGTTTGAGTTGTAATAATAAAATTGAACTATTTATTATTGATTTATTTTGTTTGTGTTTGGTCTTCTTGGTTATGTTTGGAGTGCATATGTTGTTTCTGCGAGAATGCGCGCAATTTTTTTGCAGCGGCTGCTGGAGCGGTTCGCACGCGCTAAACTTTGCAGCAGCCGCTGGAGCAAGCGTTTCTCGCCGCGCAAAACTTGCGATTAGCGCGCTGCAACGTTTTTTAGAGCGCGGCGTGttgcgcggctgttggagatgctcttaaaaCTCAAAACAATGTGCTTGCATGGGTTGACGATTGAGGGTGCCAGCACGCACGCTTGCGGACCGTGTGTAATGTTGATCTAAACAGCATGTTTACCTAGGACTAAAATCAGAACAACTCTTCAAACAATTACCGTGCATGTTCATTCCACAAAACAGAGTATGGAGGGAGAAAACAGAGTATCATGGATTGTCCCATGTGTACAAATCATGCACCATGTCAATCCCCGTTGCGAAGCCCGGCCTTCCACTTGCCGGCGACCTTCGCCAGCGCCCGCCACGACGGCCCCTCCGGCGAACGCGCCCGTGCCGCTACCTCCTGAAGCCGTCTGGCTTGCTGGCGCACCGCCCTTCCCTTCTCCCCTTCCATGAGCTCCCTGACGGCCGCCGCGACCTCATCGTTCGCCACGAAGCCGTCCTCTCGGCTCACCGCAGGCCGCAGCGCCACCCCTGTCAGCTCCGTCAGGATGGCCGCGTTCATCTTCTGCTCGGCGTACAGCGGCCAGGTGATCATCGGCACGCCGGAGGCCAGGCTCTCCAGCGTGGAGTTCCACCCGCAGTGCGACATGAACCCCGCCGTCGCCGGGTGCGCCAGCACGCGCACCTGCGGCGCCCACCCGGCCACGGCGAGGCCCCTGCTCTTCGTCCTCTCCAGGAAGCCCTCCGGAAGCCATGCCAGCGGGTCGTCCTGGCGCCCGTCGCTACCATCAGCCCCCAAGGCGTTGTTGTTCCCGTCATGGCTTGGCATGCGCACCACCCAGAGGAACCGGTGGCCGCTCGTCTCCAGGCCAGTGGCGAGCTCGGCCGTCTGCCCGACCGACagcgcgccgccgctgccgaaGGAGACGTACACCACCGACCCCGCCGGCTGCCGGTCGAGCCACCCCAGGCAGTCCAGCTCGTCGGCTTCTTTGTTGGAGCTGCTTGACCGGACGAACGGCCCCACGGGGTACACCGGCGGGAACGCGCCGTCCGCGGCGTCCCGATCGAACGCCTCCGCGACGGCGGGCTCCAGCTCCTCGAAGCTGTTGACGAGGAAGCCGTCGGCGCGGGCGTACCGCCGCGCCTCCTCGACGAGGTAGGCGTAGACAGGGTCGGTCCGGTCGCGGAACCCGTCGGGCAGCTCGGCGTGGCGCAGCGGCACGCAGCCCGGGAGCCGGAGCGTGTCCGGGAGGTCGCGGTACTCGCCGGGGGCGGCGCCGTCGTGGAGCTCCGCGAGGCGCCGCATGACGGAGACCAAGGTGAagctgttggggaagaagacgtACCCCGGGACGCCGAGGTCCGCGGCGAGAGGGAGCGCGGCGGTGCCGAAGAAATCGCAcacgagcgcggcggcggggccggggccGGCCACCGAGCCCATGAGCGCGTGGAGGTGCGGGAGCGAGCGGCGGAGGAGCTCGAACATGAGGGTGCCGAAGCCGACGCCCGGCGGGAGGTCGTCCAGCGCGACGGCGGGGAGCACGGCGGTCGAGACCGACGCCGGCATGGAGGAGAGCACGGCGGCGTCGGCGGCCGCGTCGGAGAGGTTGGTGAGCGTGACGATCGTGGCGGCGAAGCCGTGGTCAACCGCGAGCCGCCGCGCGAGCTCGGCCAGGGGGATGAGGTGGCCCATCCCGGGGCTGGCTAGCAGGACGACGCACGGCAGGGGCCGTGGCTCATCCGCCGTGCTCGCTGGCCTTGTCTGCACGATCGGTGACGGATCAGTTGCACCGGTGGTCGCCGCCGCCATGATAGTCACTAGCGTACTACGCCGCCTGCACAGCTAATTTTGGTGGCTCGGAGGAAAAGGGAGGAACAACGGAGACTTTTTGCAGTTGGGTGTGTGAAAGTTGTTGATGCGAATAAAGTTTCAAAATATTTAAAGTTCAAGTGGAATTAGTCAAATTGAAGAAATTGATCTGTGGAGCTGGAGGGAATACTTACCATGCTCGATCGAATAATTCGATGGCAGACGAATAAGAATGAAAGCATTAACTACAGAGTAGTTTATCCACTCAACTCATAGCTGGGGTCTGCAAATTatcttattttcttcgcactccTGCTTTGCTTCGGCACACCAGCTAGACACATCAACGAAGGAGATATCTCTACATCCCTAGTAATAAAGAGTATGATGCGAACTAAATCTACGGAGATATCTCTGTTTGGTTTTTGTTTGTCCTCTTTTTtccattttcttttattttttaaatcatgaATATTTTCTTAAACCTGTGTATTTTCACATTcgtgaacttttttttcaaatccgtgattttttttttcaaatccatgaacttttttcaatttttgcactttttttaaacacatgatttttttcaaatttgtgaacattttctttatcaaaattgatgaactttctTTTAAATCCTTGAACGGTTGGGCCGGCCCAACAGGCGCCCGACAGGAGCGATACGGTCGCCTTGTTGGCCAAGGCCTAAAGGAATTTTTTTGCTTTGCTAATTTTTgttattcttttcttttttgttaaTTCATTTTTCTCATTTATgaaatttattattatttttgaaaCCTGTTCTGAAATTTTAAATATTGTTTGGAATACCAAAAATTATTCTTGTTTCCAAATATTGTTTACAATTTAAAAAATCTtttggaatttcaaaaaatgtgcCCATTTTTATATTTTTTCACAAATTTATGATATGTTTGTGTTTCAAAAAAGTTGATAATTTTTTAAAAAGTACATGGTTTGTAATTTGCGTTCAGCATCTTTTGTTGGGAATTTATTAGTCGCTGGATGATGTGAAATTAGAGCGTTATTAGGCCCATCCGACTAAATCTTCATCTCATGGGATTTTGCCATGTTGTCTTTTAAACGAAGTGCTGGACTATCCATAGTGTCCCCATGCCTAGAGCTATCTATGTTTTATATGAATAGAGAATACATAGGGAACAATCTGAATCCTGGAGGGATGACAACCAAGGTGGAATAGAGGTCGGTCCGATGTGATATCATTTGCAAGAAGGAAATATATGCACTATGAtttaaaaaggaaaaaacagaatTGTGAACTTTCCATAATCCCCTACTAATATATAGGCTGATGGTGTATATGTTTCTGTTTCGTCACTGAGTAATATAAAATGTAAGCAATGGTTAATAGGATCATGGAGCAGTGGCTTTAtgtcttcttggcgctgggggaGACGATCTTATTCCCGTCATGGGCCACGATGAGGGCAACATTGTTCATAGGCTCCAGTTCCACATGTGTCTCTACCTCTAACAATGCGATGACTTTGGACTAGTCAATCTCCAACTAATGGGGATCCAAGATGATCCAGAAGATATGCTCCACGAGAGTAGGCATAACACAGCTTCCTTTGCATGCTGCAATGAACTAGTGTCGGCGGCCATGTCTGCTAATTCAATGAGGTCAGTACTAGCAAGACTGGTGGTGTGGTGTGGGTTATCTTCTCAGCTAGATAAAGCCCGGTTGTGTACCTGTTTTGGTTCCCTCGCCCAACGATGTAAAAGCGTATGCGTGCTAGCTTGCCTGGTGGTGTGGTGTGGATTTGCTTTAAAGTGTAATAGTTTGGAGTTTAGGAGGTATATATGGAGGTTGCAGCTGAAAGAGGGCACCATGACGAAGGTTGGGGCGACATCGGGTGGAGGAGGTGCTCGATTTCCTCAAATGCTCATTTGGCCTCTCGCAATTGAGGATCGTCAAGAAGGTGCTTGATTTCTATTAGGAGGAGTTTGGTCAATCCGAAGGTGAATTTGAATCCCAACTTCATCTCTATCTAGTCTATTTTTTGTGCACCTTAATAGTGTGACGTCCATATGACTAAACACATGGCGAAAATAACAACTTAAAATCAAAATCAACCTTTTTTTACCCTTTTTGCTTAGGGGTCCTCCGACCACCTTTCTTTCCATTTCCTTGGGGCTGTTATATTCATACAACTCATGCACAACATTATTATCCTAATTACGTTCTATTAACGGAAAAAACCTACTCTGCGAAAATATACCCATGAATTTTTGTTTGACCCCTTTGGCAATAAATGACATGCCATGGTTGTTCAGTAAAATAGAAAGATGTCGAGCGTCAGCCGAACCAAACGTCAAGTTCTTCCGTAATCTTTTGCATGAGGATGGAAGACAGATCACTTAGGTTATTGAAAAGGTACCCCATATTAATTATGTCCCTTCCAAATCTTGCACGAGATAAGAATAATCATGGAAACTCTAGCTTTTCTAGGTTGCATTATATGCAATGTGCACACACTTGACGAGCATCATTATTTCTGAAACAGATGCAAGCACCAACTAATGATGTTTGCACACATGTGCATCGACACATGCTCACGTTGAAGGTAGGCTTACCACGCCAAGTCACGTGTGGACAAAACCATTTTAGTAAAATGGCAAATCCATTAATTGAAGCTGCGTAACTATGTGGTGCTCTCGTTTGCATGAAATGTAAACCATGCTTGCAGTAGGCCCAACCACTTATTTGAAGATTGCCCTTTGTCCACACGTGATTCAAgacctctaaccatccaaccattCAAGAACTTCACAATTTTTAAGAATGATGTGCTTTTTTTACATGTCCCACATAAAGAGTATTTGCGTAACACGCCGAATAACTATTTCATGTATCTTTAACCGCACAAAATCTCCTCAATATGGCCCTAAAGTGTTTTGCTTTTGTGAGCGAAAGCGTCCTGCTAAGCCCCGTCATCGGTGAAAAGGTTAACAAACTATTGCTTCGGTACAACCCCTTAGAAGTTTACACGAATATTAAAGTTGCTTAAAAAGAGTTTTCTCATACATTCACGATCAACTAATTCAAATCCCTATATTACCCTAATGGATAAAACAAGAGAATAGAACAATCTAATCTTTTTGATTGAAGGGGTAATTTCTAGCCTCCACCTTCAATCTGCGTCGAAATTAAAatttcctgggggggggggggggggggggactgaAGCAAAACTCACTAACTAATGGTGGCTGATCTGAGGTAGTCAAGCCAAGAACAATTATTTCTTCCATGGCGACTCAAAAGCTATGTTTGGCATCTCGGTGGCTTTTTGTTTTTATTTGTAGATATAATAATTGGTCCTGCAATCTTTTTTTAAGAGTGGTGGTTTTCTTTTCCTTACTAGAACTGCAAGACTTTCCAATCTAACTAGATTGTGTAATTGAGTACAGTAGCATATAAAAACTGCAAACTGAACCAAAACTCTTGGATTCGTTGCAAGTGGGCTCCAGTTTTTCGTTTTGTAAGCTCAAGTGAGTTCCTATGTTGGCGCATGAAGAGCTTGTCAaaaccaacaacaacaacaaaacgTTAGTATGTTGTAATTGGaacatacactagtagaaaaaggcccatttgtcccgattccagaggcccatttgtcccggttctggaaccgggactaaagggtcgggactaaagcccatgacctttagtcccggttcgcttaAGAACCGGGACAGGTtgggctccacgtggccgctgtggCGAGCCCAgccaggagggcctttggtcccggttggtaacacaaccgggaccaaaaagcatccacgcgtcagcagctcaggagctggggtttttgttttttaagggggggggggggttgagggttttggagggttaatttaggggtttcatatattgtgttagctagctaatagagagaagtgacctctcttatctccgtgcttggtcgacgctacgtactatacgtatagaaaggactcgacacgctagctagtaagcaaatgaaggaaaccattaagtacacaagatcgtcatgaacatatacagagagaagtgatcaacctcctccttctccgagagattgttcgaacaagttttcgtatatctatccgatgctactagctacatatatacaatataagatctcttacaatccctaacATCTGAAGTCAAGTGCctcatggtattctccggctttattgatgacgtggtcaagaaagaatcccgccaattcctcttgaattgcttttatgcgatcatgtggtaggagttcatcccgcatctgctAGATCTAAATTGAAGAAGAGGGTCAATACATGtgtatgaatgaaactcaacacaaatgatggtaataaaataaaattgtgaatatttttgcttacgcacttcatattgtttttcagagtagccccgcttattagaggccgtcgcgtt contains:
- the LOC109767924 gene encoding hydroquinone glucosyltransferase-like, with product MAAATTGATDPSPIVQTRPASTADEPRPLPCVVLLASPGMGHLIPLAELARRLAVDHGFAATIVTLTNLSDAAADAAVLSSMPASVSTAVLPAVALDDLPPGVGFGTLMFELLRRSLPHLHALMGSVAGPGPAAALVCDFFGTAALPLAADLGVPGYVFFPNSFTLVSVMRRLAELHDGAAPGEYRDLPDTLRLPGCVPLRHAELPDGFRDRTDPVYAYLVEEARRYARADGFLVNSFEELEPAVAEAFDRDAADGAFPPVYPVGPFVRSSSSNKEADELDCLGWLDRQPAGSVVYVSFGSGGALSVGQTAELATGLETSGHRFLWVVRMPSHDGNNNALGADGSDGRQDDPLAWLPEGFLERTKSRGLAVAGWAPQVRVLAHPATAGFMSHCGWNSTLESLASGVPMITWPLYAEQKMNAAILTELTGVALRPAVSREDGFVANDEVAAAVRELMEGEKGRAVRQQARRLQEVAARARSPEGPSWRALAKVAGKWKAGLRNGD